GCTCATGGAAACAGCCAAAGTAATTTGGTCGGACAAAGCGATCTCAAATTTGCGAAAAATTCATTCCTATATCTCTGAAGACTCACTTGAAAGGGCAAATAAAGTAGTCGAAAAAATTCTTGCAAAAACCAGTCAACTCGAACTCTTTCCAAAATCGGGACGAAAAATTCCTGAATTGAATGAGTTCGTTCGCTATCGAGAATTAATTGTGAAACCATATCGCGTTCAGTACAAAGTCGAAAATAATGTCGTCTCAATTCTTCAGGTTATTCATTCGAAACAATTTTTCGAAAGACTATTCTAACTGCTTTCGCTTTTCGCTAAGAATCTAAGATTACTCTTTCAAAGCCTGCACAATCTCAGTGACCATCTTCTTGGCATCCCCGAAAAGCATCATGGTTTTATCGTCATAAAATAGTTCGTTATCTTCACCTGCAAAGCCCACCGAAAGACTGCGCTTGACAATCATGACGGTACGCGCTTGATCGACATTTAAAATCGGCATGCCGTAAAGGGCGCTCTCTTTTTTGTGGCGCGCCGCAGGATTGACAACGTCGTTTGCGCCAATCACCAACGCGACATCCGTGTTCTGGAAGTCGTCGTTAATCGCATCCATTTCATAGAGCAGGTCGTAAGAGACGCTCGCTTCTGCTAGCAGAACATTCATATGCCCCGGCATGCGCCCTGCCACCGGGTGAATTGCATAACGAACCTGGATGCCTCTTTCCATAAGGATTTCGGCCATCTCCTGCAGAATGTGCTGGGCTTGCGCTACTGCCAGACCATACCCCGGTATGATAATGACGGACTGTGCGTTATCCAGCATCATCACAGCATCGTCGGCTGTATAACGTGTCACTTGTTTTTGCTCGGTACTTCCGGAAGCGGAGCCGCCGTCGCTGCCGACTGCGGCAAACAGCACGTTGCCAAGGGACCGGTTCATGGCCACACACATAATTTTGGTTAAAATAAGACCGGAGGCACCTACCAAAGCGCCGCTAATAATTAGGATGTTGTTCGAAATCACGAAGCCGGTTGCCGCCGCTGCCAATCCGGAATAGGAGTTTAGCAGGGAAATGACTACCGGCATATCCGCACCACCAATTGGAATGACCGAGGTAATGCCCAGAACGGCTGCCAATCCCAAAATTCCTATGAGCATCGTCCAGTTTGATGGATCGAGGACAAGCATAATGCCGAATGCCAGAACTGTTGCCACTATCAAGCCATTCATGACATGCTGACCGCGGTAAGTAATGGGCGCACCTTTCATGATGCCCTTCAACTTTGCAAATGCGATCAGGCTCCCGCTTAAGGTCACCGTTCCAATCAGCACACTTAAGCAAATCGTCGCCAGAATGCTACTTTGTAAGTCGGCGCTCCCGCGAAAAAACTCTGCCGAAGCAACAAGCGCAGAGGCGGCGCCGCCAAGACCGTTGAATAAAGCTACCATCTCTGGCATTTGGGTCATTTGAATTTTTTTTGCTACAACAGCCCCGATGGCAGAGCCGATAATTAATCCCACAAAAATATATGTGAAACTCAGAATCTGCTGATCAAGTAAAGTCACGACCACGGCCAGCAGCATGGCCAGCATCGCCAGCAAATTCCCGCGCCGTGCGGTTTTTGCAGAGCCGAGATTTTTTAAGCCAAAAATAAATAGAACTGCCGAAAGCAGGTAAACCCAATTCGCTATCGAGGTCATTTAACCGATTCCCCTTCCCTATTTTTTCTCTTGTCTTTCTTAAACATTCCGAGCATGCGATCTGTGACCATAAAACCGCCCACAACGTTAATCGTTGCAAAAATAACCGCCAGCAATCCAAGGATTGCGGATAAACGTGACTCACCTGCGCCCGCACTGAGCAGAGCGCCAACGACGGTAATTCCAGAGATTGCATTTGATCCGGACATTAATGGCGTATGTAAAAGAGGCGGAACCTTCGTAATAAGTTCAAATCCGATAAAAACCGCCAAGACAAAAATATAAACCGAAATCAGAATACCTTCGGACATCGATCAATTCTCCTTTCCAAAATTCTTTTTTACCATTTCGTTGATGATTTGACCGTTGTGGCTAATACACGTGGCTTTGGTAATTTCATCATCAAAATCAAAATTTCCGATTTCCGTACTGGCCAGATGTTTAAATAAATTGATGATATTTTTTGAGTGCATCTGGCTGGCATGAACAGGTACGGTGCGTGCCAAATTTACAGCGCCAACAATCGTGACGCCATGCTTTTTGATTGTTTTATTGGCTTCTGATAAGCTGCAGTTCCCGCCTTCGGCAGCGGCTAGATCGACAATGACCGAGCCGGGCCTCATCATTTTTACCATTTCCTCGGTAATCAGCACTGGAGACTCTTTACCAAATACCTGGGCTGTGGTAATTATCGCATCGACTTTTGTCAACCGGGCCGTAATGGCTTCGCGTTCGCGTTCAAGAAACTCATCGGATTGCTCTTTTGCATAGCCGCCTTCGGTCTCTGCATCTTCCGGATGCTCCATATCAATAAAAAATACACCCAAACTTTCGACCTGTTCTCTTACTGCCGGACGCGGATCGAACGCCTCAACCTTAGCGCCAAGACGTTTGGCCGTGGCAATTGCTTGCAGACCCGCGACGCCAGCACCAAGCACAAGAACCGTTGCCGGCGGGACGGTTCCGGCGGCTGTCATAAGCAAAGGGAAAAATTTACCGAGATGAAAGGCCGTGATCAGAGCTGCTTTATATCCTGCCACCGTTGACATCGAACTGAGAATGTCCATACTTTGAGCTTTGGTAATTCTCGGTAAATACTCCATCGCAAAACAACTGATTTTGCGCTCAAGCAATTTTGGAACGAGGTCAGAATGAGTTCCGGGTGGCAGGGAACCGATGAGTATTTTGCCCTCATTTATTAAATCAATTTCATGTTTGCCAAGAGTTTGATTTTTCTCCGGCGCCTGGAATTTTAAAACAACGTCAGATTTCGCATACAACTCCTTGGCGTTTTTTAGAATAGCTGCACCGGACTCCTCATATTGGGAATCCGTGAAAGAGGCTCTCAAACCTGCCTCAGTTTCAACAAATACTTCGTGCTCATCTTTAGTTAAAATAGGAATCATAGAAGGAACCACAGCCACGCGAGCTTCCCCATCCTGTATTTCCTTCGGTATACCAATTTTCAATGTTGTTTCTCCTGCAAAGTAAAGTAATTTCGCATCGGTCTAAATTTTGAAAAGAAGCCAATGTAAGTAATTATTCCAAGAAATACAAGAAGTTGAATCATCATTTTTCAAAC
The candidate division KSB1 bacterium genome window above contains:
- a CDS encoding type II toxin-antitoxin system RelE/ParE family toxin; amino-acid sequence: METAKVIWSDKAISNLRKIHSYISEDSLERANKVVEKILAKTSQLELFPKSGRKIPELNEFVRYRELIVKPYRVQYKVENNVVSILQVIHSKQFFERLF
- a CDS encoding NAD(P)(+) transhydrogenase (Re/Si-specific) subunit beta produces the protein MTSIANWVYLLSAVLFIFGLKNLGSAKTARRGNLLAMLAMLLAVVVTLLDQQILSFTYIFVGLIIGSAIGAVVAKKIQMTQMPEMVALFNGLGGAASALVASAEFFRGSADLQSSILATICLSVLIGTVTLSGSLIAFAKLKGIMKGAPITYRGQHVMNGLIVATVLAFGIMLVLDPSNWTMLIGILGLAAVLGITSVIPIGGADMPVVISLLNSYSGLAAAATGFVISNNILIISGALVGASGLILTKIMCVAMNRSLGNVLFAAVGSDGGSASGSTEQKQVTRYTADDAVMMLDNAQSVIIIPGYGLAVAQAQHILQEMAEILMERGIQVRYAIHPVAGRMPGHMNVLLAEASVSYDLLYEMDAINDDFQNTDVALVIGANDVVNPAARHKKESALYGMPILNVDQARTVMIVKRSLSVGFAGEDNELFYDDKTMMLFGDAKKMVTEIVQALKE
- a CDS encoding NAD(P) transhydrogenase subunit alpha, producing MSEGILISVYIFVLAVFIGFELITKVPPLLHTPLMSGSNAISGITVVGALLSAGAGESRLSAILGLLAVIFATINVVGGFMVTDRMLGMFKKDKRKNREGESVK
- a CDS encoding Re/Si-specific NAD(P)(+) transhydrogenase subunit alpha, which gives rise to MKIGIPKEIQDGEARVAVVPSMIPILTKDEHEVFVETEAGLRASFTDSQYEESGAAILKNAKELYAKSDVVLKFQAPEKNQTLGKHEIDLINEGKILIGSLPPGTHSDLVPKLLERKISCFAMEYLPRITKAQSMDILSSMSTVAGYKAALITAFHLGKFFPLLMTAAGTVPPATVLVLGAGVAGLQAIATAKRLGAKVEAFDPRPAVREQVESLGVFFIDMEHPEDAETEGGYAKEQSDEFLEREREAITARLTKVDAIITTAQVFGKESPVLITEEMVKMMRPGSVIVDLAAAEGGNCSLSEANKTIKKHGVTIVGAVNLARTVPVHASQMHSKNIINLFKHLASTEIGNFDFDDEITKATCISHNGQIINEMVKKNFGKEN